From a region of the Paenibacillus sp. R14(2021) genome:
- a CDS encoding phytanoyl-CoA dioxygenase family protein — protein MDQAYIDEDGTRLQVVETTGEAGDVILCHPFLVHAASPNHSGKVRFMCNRTSPLKERLSLQREGSGGYSPLERSIRASIYS, from the coding sequence GTGGATCAGGCATATATCGACGAAGACGGCACGCGGCTGCAGGTCGTGGAGACGACGGGGGAGGCCGGGGACGTCATTCTGTGCCATCCGTTCCTCGTGCATGCCGCGTCGCCGAACCACAGCGGGAAGGTCCGATTCATGTGCAACCGGACGTCGCCGCTGAAGGAGAGACTGTCGCTGCAGCGAGAAGGATCGGGCGGCTACTCGCCGCTCGAGCGAAGCATACGGGCGTCCATCTATAGCTAA
- a CDS encoding IclR family transcriptional regulator, which yields MNEAKGPRLIQSVKRAVDIMNCFDSSHIELSLSEISEKLNLNVSTVHGIINTLYNYSYIDKNSNNGKYKLGLEFVLKAALVSDNLDLKEIGHPYLTALTQKHQETSHLYIMQNQQLFCIDDVETEGSYFILSSKAGGKLPLHASASGKVFLAHMDEPQLTKFLQNHKFTKLTEKTITNKKHLLDHLQATRERGYGIEDEEIERGAYSIAAPIKEAKERVIGTISIIGSIDSMKANEEGIRLSLLEAASQISSRFGYDGL from the coding sequence TTGAATGAAGCAAAAGGACCTCGTTTAATACAGTCGGTTAAAAGAGCCGTAGATATCATGAACTGTTTCGATTCTTCCCATATTGAATTATCCTTGAGCGAAATTAGCGAAAAGCTCAACCTTAACGTAAGCACGGTGCACGGAATCATCAATACTTTGTACAACTATTCATATATTGACAAAAATTCAAATAATGGAAAATATAAGTTGGGACTGGAATTTGTGTTGAAAGCGGCGCTGGTTTCAGATAATCTCGATCTCAAAGAAATCGGACATCCGTATCTAACCGCATTGACGCAGAAACATCAAGAGACTTCACATCTTTACATAATGCAGAACCAGCAGTTGTTCTGCATAGATGATGTCGAGACAGAAGGAAGCTATTTTATCTTGAGCTCCAAAGCCGGTGGTAAACTGCCCCTGCACGCCTCAGCATCCGGTAAGGTATTTCTGGCTCATATGGACGAACCCCAGCTTACAAAGTTTTTGCAGAATCATAAATTCACGAAGCTGACCGAGAAAACGATAACGAACAAAAAGCACCTTCTCGATCATCTGCAAGCAACACGGGAGCGTGGCTACGGAATTGAAGATGAAGAAATCGAGAGAGGCGCTTATAGTATAGCTGCTCCTATAAAGGAAGCGAAAGAACGTGTAATCGGTACGATCAGTATCATCGGTTCCATCGACTCTATGAAAGCCAACGAAGAGGGAATTCGGTTGTCTTTGCTGGAAGCCGCTAGCCAGATTTCATCCCGATTCGGTTATGACGGGCTTTAA
- a CDS encoding Zn-dependent hydrolase: MVNEDRLWLRIMELGEIGAQGEGKGVTRFSFTEEERRAKELVMHYMKEAGLSVREDAVGNLIGRREGEDPSLPVVLTGSHIDTVPHGGRFDGALGVLTAIEALQRMKEQGITTLHPIEVVAFTDEEGSRFGFGMIGSRALAGTLLPEHLLKTDENGLSIGQAMQETGYNPSKIREAARNADHIKAYLELHIEQGKVLESANLSVGVVSGIAGPLWLQFSLSGEAGHAGATPMNMRKDPVPTAAEILLYIRNETIKYPNAVATTGKMQLLPGGVNVIANRVVFTLDLRDIAIDIRNELEDKIRSHAEKVCKLSGIGLEILTLQRVKPAICSEEIMGVIEKASQKAGQPYTKVVSGAGHDGMQFGNVCPIGMIFIRSHKGISHNPLEWSSPEDCKAGAEVFYHAIQELAGH; the protein is encoded by the coding sequence CTGGTGAACGAGGACCGCTTGTGGCTGCGAATCATGGAATTGGGTGAGATCGGTGCACAAGGTGAGGGAAAGGGCGTTACCCGATTTTCTTTCACAGAGGAGGAACGCCGCGCCAAGGAACTGGTGATGCACTATATGAAGGAGGCCGGTCTCTCCGTACGGGAGGATGCCGTCGGAAATCTGATAGGGCGAAGAGAGGGGGAGGATCCCTCTCTTCCTGTCGTCCTTACAGGCTCCCACATCGATACGGTTCCGCACGGAGGCCGCTTCGACGGCGCTCTAGGCGTACTTACGGCTATTGAAGCGCTGCAACGGATGAAGGAACAGGGTATAACTACGCTCCACCCTATTGAAGTTGTTGCTTTTACCGATGAAGAGGGGTCTAGATTCGGATTTGGGATGATCGGTAGCCGGGCCTTAGCCGGCACGCTGCTGCCCGAACATCTGCTTAAAACTGACGAGAACGGTCTATCGATCGGACAAGCTATGCAAGAAACGGGTTATAATCCAAGTAAGATCAGGGAAGCAGCAAGAAATGCAGATCATATCAAGGCGTACCTGGAGCTGCATATTGAACAGGGCAAAGTTCTGGAGAGTGCAAATCTATCAGTAGGCGTTGTATCAGGCATTGCGGGACCTCTTTGGCTACAATTCTCATTATCTGGCGAGGCCGGGCATGCTGGAGCAACGCCGATGAATATGCGAAAAGACCCGGTTCCGACCGCGGCCGAGATTCTGCTGTATATTCGTAATGAAACGATTAAATATCCGAATGCAGTAGCTACAACCGGCAAAATGCAGCTTCTGCCCGGAGGCGTCAATGTAATTGCGAACCGGGTGGTCTTCACGCTGGATTTACGTGATATTGCTATAGATATCCGAAATGAGCTAGAAGACAAGATACGATCGCATGCCGAAAAGGTTTGTAAACTATCCGGGATTGGGCTAGAAATTCTTACCTTGCAGCGAGTGAAGCCAGCTATCTGTTCGGAGGAAATCATGGGTGTAATTGAAAAAGCATCCCAAAAAGCCGGGCAACCGTATACGAAGGTTGTCAGCGGCGCCGGACATGATGGGATGCAGTTTGGAAATGTGTGCCCGATTGGAATGATCTTTATCCGTTCTCATAAAGGAATCAGCCACAATCCTCTGGAATGGAGTTCCCCTGAGGACTGCAAAGCGGGTGCTGAAGTGTTCTATCACGCCATTCAGGAACTAGCCGGGCATTAA
- a CDS encoding GNAT family N-acetyltransferase, translating to MEKEIRLIEETDHEQAHTFQCEYLDIETFEDFIRRVKRDPDLYFVTVDGNEVVGVCYGSPSKKKDSDINLNGIAVNLDETKNYSRLGLGTNMQLFFETAVKKRGYSKIGVGSADDPKVEAFYLKKI from the coding sequence GTGGAGAAAGAGATAAGATTAATTGAGGAAACGGATCATGAACAAGCGCATACATTTCAGTGCGAATATTTGGACATAGAGACCTTTGAGGATTTTATTCGACGGGTGAAGCGTGATCCTGACTTGTACTTCGTAACGGTGGATGGTAATGAAGTGGTTGGAGTTTGCTACGGAAGTCCGTCCAAGAAAAAGGATTCAGACATTAATTTGAATGGGATCGCGGTTAATCTGGATGAAACAAAGAACTATTCTAGACTTGGGCTGGGCACAAACATGCAGCTTTTCTTTGAAACAGCGGTGAAGAAAAGAGGCTATTCTAAAATTGGCGTAGGTTCAGCGGATGATCCAAAAGTAGAAGCTTTTTATTTAAAAAAAATTTAA
- a CDS encoding DinB family protein, translated as MATISDVSKDLESMTVFISDLIPYSDDVLSKPLVGTWSIQDLISHIMGWDKNFIKTINQIINNEEVILEEHHDVQAYNEASVTFGKKMKPHDLLKEAISQRKQLILRLNLVPESAFTRQFHNSAYTLETFLQEMFIGHDRHHVAQIKNYLEMVS; from the coding sequence GTGGCAACGATTTCTGATGTCTCTAAAGACTTAGAAAGCATGACGGTGTTTATTTCCGATTTAATCCCTTACTCTGATGATGTCCTTAGCAAACCACTAGTTGGTACATGGTCGATTCAGGACCTTATCAGTCATATTATGGGTTGGGACAAAAACTTCATTAAGACCATTAATCAGATCATAAACAATGAAGAAGTAATACTTGAAGAACATCACGACGTGCAAGCATATAACGAAGCATCCGTTACTTTCGGTAAAAAAATGAAACCTCATGATTTATTGAAGGAAGCAATTTCGCAACGCAAACAATTGATCTTAAGACTCAATTTGGTTCCTGAATCAGCATTCACTAGACAATTCCATAATAGTGCGTATACGTTGGAAACCTTTTTACAAGAAATGTTTATTGGTCATGATAGGCATCACGTAGCACAAATAAAGAACTACCTTGAAATGGTTAGTTAG
- a CDS encoding DUF4362 domain-containing protein: protein MVKRFNEGKGDNLMIITPTIDSGPIIHDVHSGRREIRWSVDNSRDAWNTNMKKTVYTCEAIRIHDRDSQFIDVQLSKCKNYKADEQLNILSFEKEKL, encoded by the coding sequence CTGGTAAAAAGATTTAATGAAGGGAAAGGAGACAATTTAATGATCATTACTCCAACTATAGATAGCGGACCCATCATCCATGACGTTCACTCCGGTCGAAGGGAAATAAGATGGAGTGTTGATAATTCTAGAGATGCTTGGAACACAAATATGAAAAAGACAGTATATACCTGTGAAGCAATTAGGATTCACGATAGAGACAGTCAATTTATTGATGTTCAATTATCAAAATGTAAAAATTACAAAGCAGATGAACAACTTAACATTCTTAGCTTTGAGAAAGAAAAATTGTAA
- a CDS encoding L-2-amino-thiazoline-4-carboxylic acid hydrolase: protein MTKDNTQETNRTVNEDESLEPVSPYTIMAKLFAHVSKAVVDRFGEAGKDAVREGVRTFGEERGRDIARRAGVSGKPNDIENYLLHYDMGRSDLFEYETKYHPLEIEQNFTKCAFGDQWKKDGMQEYGILYCQMIDPAIAKGYNPNFEVVHDEYLLKEGNCHFRFQMKQEEYNKQEKDDKDKK, encoded by the coding sequence ATGACTAAAGATAACACGCAGGAAACAAATCGGACCGTAAACGAGGATGAGAGCTTAGAACCGGTTTCGCCGTATACGATTATGGCGAAATTGTTCGCTCATGTATCCAAGGCCGTTGTAGATCGTTTCGGAGAGGCGGGAAAGGACGCGGTTCGCGAGGGCGTCCGTACGTTCGGAGAAGAGCGGGGACGGGACATTGCACGCCGCGCCGGCGTATCGGGCAAGCCTAATGACATAGAAAATTACTTGCTTCATTACGATATGGGCCGCAGCGATTTATTTGAATACGAAACCAAGTACCATCCACTGGAAATCGAACAAAACTTCACAAAATGCGCGTTCGGCGACCAATGGAAGAAAGACGGCATGCAGGAGTACGGAATTCTATATTGCCAAATGATCGATCCGGCTATTGCTAAAGGATATAATCCTAATTTCGAGGTGGTTCATGATGAGTATCTCCTCAAGGAAGGAAACTGCCATTTCCGATTTCAGATGAAGCAGGAAGAATATAACAAACAGGAGAAGGACGATAAGGATAAGAAGTAA
- a CDS encoding branched-chain amino acid ABC transporter permease produces MDGLNKRTYSKLAVAVMLMLLPLLLQQVNDYLLHITISVGVYIILSLSLNVIVGYAGQFALGHAAFYGIGAYSTALLMMQYHLSFWLALPATAIITGAFGFLLGSPVIRLRGDYLGIVTLGFGEIIRLIFVNWIGVTRGPMGIPGIPAPSLFGHTFTNKVEFYYLILALVLITVFVISRIVHSGIGLNLLTIREDETLAKSIGINPVKYKLLAFALGAFFAGIAGSFWASYISFISPDSFRYVDSVNILAMVILGGTASIPGSILGAIILVLSPELLRYVEDYRLMLLGIAIVLMMIFKPSGFWGEHRRRINFYRVQKGERKS; encoded by the coding sequence GTGGACGGTTTGAATAAAAGAACTTACAGCAAACTTGCAGTCGCTGTTATGCTAATGCTCCTGCCTTTATTATTACAGCAAGTGAACGATTATTTACTGCATATTACGATAAGCGTTGGTGTCTATATTATCCTTTCGCTCAGCCTTAATGTCATCGTAGGCTACGCCGGGCAGTTTGCACTCGGACATGCTGCCTTTTACGGCATTGGCGCGTATTCGACGGCGCTGCTCATGATGCAATATCATCTTTCGTTCTGGCTGGCGCTTCCGGCGACGGCCATCATCACAGGGGCGTTCGGGTTTTTGCTGGGCAGTCCCGTCATTCGTCTTAGAGGCGATTACTTGGGCATCGTCACGCTTGGCTTTGGAGAGATCATCCGGCTGATATTTGTGAATTGGATCGGCGTGACACGCGGACCTATGGGAATTCCGGGAATTCCGGCTCCCAGCCTGTTTGGGCATACGTTTACAAATAAGGTTGAATTTTATTATTTGATTTTGGCGCTTGTCCTTATTACCGTTTTTGTCATTAGCAGGATTGTTCATTCCGGTATCGGATTGAATTTGCTGACTATCCGGGAGGACGAGACGCTAGCGAAGTCCATTGGCATCAACCCGGTGAAATACAAGCTGCTGGCTTTTGCGCTAGGGGCGTTTTTTGCAGGCATCGCTGGCTCGTTTTGGGCGTCTTATATTTCTTTCATCAGCCCGGATTCTTTCCGTTATGTGGATTCGGTCAATATTCTGGCGATGGTTATCCTCGGCGGCACGGCAAGCATTCCGGGTTCGATTCTAGGAGCCATCATTCTTGTATTATCTCCCGAGCTGCTTCGTTACGTAGAGGACTACAGGCTAATGCTATTGGGGATAGCGATCGTTTTGATGATGATATTTAAACCTTCCGGCTTCTGGGGCGAACATCGCCGGAGGATCAATTTTTATCGTGTACAGAAAGGTGAACGCAAGTCATGA
- a CDS encoding IS110 family transposase: MKFKSQDKQNQLIEKITSQHLVVGIDIAQLTHVARAVNFRGIVIGNPLSFSNDEEGFQILLRWIQSLQAAHNLNSVIIGMEPTGHYWLSVSRWMFEKQFEVVLVNPHLVKKNKENRDNTPSKSDKKDALVIADMVKNGYYSFIRNTSEAFEELRVFLSNRDSVVTRLVSAKNQIHRWVDVVFPELRQVFKNLMCRGSLATLRLFPTPEELRKLTPQDVARGWKSIMQRQPGDKKAQTLIALASRSVGSKQATQAYKLHLMQLLAEYDLACQQLQVVEAEIIAVLDRIPFAKSMLAVKGINAISLAGILGEAGDLSGFVHGNALLRHAGLNLAEASSGKWTGQMKISKRGRSRLRRFIFMMTMSLVANNPEFKAMHAYNVQVKKMKKMRSIMKLCGKLARILVGMARSGEAYNPPKTMPIQLAA, encoded by the coding sequence ATGAAGTTTAAATCGCAAGACAAACAAAATCAACTCATTGAAAAAATTACCTCTCAGCATCTCGTCGTCGGAATCGACATCGCACAACTAACGCACGTCGCACGTGCAGTAAACTTCCGCGGGATCGTAATCGGCAATCCGCTCTCTTTCTCAAATGACGAAGAAGGTTTTCAGATCCTTCTTCGCTGGATCCAATCGTTACAGGCAGCCCATAACCTTAATTCCGTTATTATAGGCATGGAACCGACGGGGCATTACTGGCTAAGCGTCTCCAGATGGATGTTCGAGAAGCAATTTGAAGTTGTTCTGGTTAATCCTCATCTTGTGAAAAAGAATAAAGAAAACCGAGACAATACACCATCGAAGAGCGATAAAAAGGATGCTCTCGTCATCGCAGACATGGTTAAAAACGGCTACTATTCGTTCATTCGCAACACGTCTGAAGCCTTTGAAGAGCTTCGAGTCTTTCTCTCAAACCGGGACTCCGTCGTCACGAGACTCGTTAGTGCGAAGAACCAAATTCATCGCTGGGTTGACGTAGTGTTCCCTGAGCTACGACAAGTATTTAAGAACCTGATGTGCAGAGGCTCATTGGCCACTCTACGTCTATTCCCAACGCCTGAAGAACTGAGAAAGTTAACGCCTCAGGACGTGGCTAGAGGGTGGAAATCCATTATGCAACGTCAGCCCGGGGACAAGAAGGCTCAAACTCTTATTGCACTTGCTAGTCGATCTGTAGGCTCTAAGCAGGCAACACAGGCGTATAAGCTCCATTTAATGCAGCTTCTCGCTGAATACGACCTAGCTTGCCAACAACTGCAAGTCGTAGAGGCAGAGATTATTGCAGTATTAGACCGCATACCTTTTGCTAAATCGATGCTTGCAGTCAAGGGGATTAATGCTATTTCATTAGCTGGTATTTTAGGTGAGGCAGGCGATTTAAGTGGCTTTGTACACGGAAATGCCCTGCTGCGTCATGCTGGCCTCAACCTTGCAGAAGCAAGTTCAGGGAAATGGACCGGACAAATGAAGATCAGCAAACGCGGACGCTCTCGTCTTCGACGTTTTATCTTCATGATGACGATGAGTTTAGTAGCAAACAATCCAGAGTTTAAAGCCATGCATGCGTACAATGTACAGGTAAAGAAGATGAAGAAAATGAGGTCCATCATGAAGCTATGTGGCAAGCTGGCTCGAATACTGGTTGGAATGGCCCGCAGTGGCGAGGCCTACAACCCTCCTAAAACGATGCCAATCCAGCTCGCAGCATAG
- a CDS encoding ABC transporter ATP-binding protein: MRQLLKLDKVNVKFGGLKALNDIDLSVNRGEILALIGPNGAGKSTLFNLLTGIYKPTSGTVYYKNQSINRLPPNERVKIGIARTFQNTRLIKSMTVLENLLIAHRQCNTEGVLSSIFFTRKARETRQHAVQECMELLKLVGLAHKLEELAGSLPYGEQRLLEIARALVTKCEVLLMDEPAAGMNQSEKNQLVEKIGYLSSEVNINIILIEHDIGLIMEISDRVIVLDHGYKIAEGTPEEIQNNPIVIKAYLGGGDDLDEQ, encoded by the coding sequence ATGAGACAACTGCTGAAGCTAGACAAGGTTAATGTCAAGTTTGGCGGATTGAAGGCGCTAAACGATATTGACCTAAGCGTGAATCGTGGAGAGATTCTGGCTTTGATCGGGCCTAACGGCGCAGGCAAATCGACTCTGTTCAACTTGCTTACAGGTATTTACAAACCTACTTCCGGGACTGTTTATTACAAGAATCAGAGCATTAATAGGCTTCCCCCCAACGAACGGGTAAAGATTGGGATCGCGCGCACGTTTCAGAACACCCGGTTGATTAAATCGATGACGGTTCTGGAAAATTTGCTGATTGCACATCGTCAATGCAACACAGAGGGAGTGCTGAGCTCCATATTCTTCACTAGAAAGGCGCGCGAAACTCGACAGCACGCAGTTCAGGAATGTATGGAGCTCCTTAAGCTGGTAGGCCTTGCGCATAAGCTGGAGGAACTGGCTGGTAGCCTGCCTTACGGCGAGCAGCGGCTGTTAGAAATCGCGCGGGCACTAGTAACCAAGTGCGAAGTGCTACTAATGGATGAGCCGGCGGCAGGCATGAACCAGTCGGAGAAAAATCAGCTCGTCGAGAAGATCGGTTACCTTTCGAGCGAAGTCAACATCAATATCATTTTGATTGAGCATGATATCGGACTCATCATGGAAATCTCCGACAGAGTTATTGTGCTCGATCACGGGTACAAAATTGCGGAGGGCACTCCTGAGGAAATTCAAAACAACCCGATCGTAATCAAAGCCTATTTGGGCGGGGGGGATGATCTGGATGAGCAGTGA
- a CDS encoding branched-chain amino acid ABC transporter permease — protein MFLQQLANGLTIGVIYALIALGYTMVYGILKIVNFAHGDIYMIGSFFGLFLVKTVHMSLLLAFITAAAATAVIGIIIERVAYRPLRTANRIVPLISALGVSTFLSSFAQKVWGTQMNPFPTAFGSRTFTFGSITFSDIQILILVSSVVLMVALQLFVTKTKAGTAMRATSMSITNASLMGINTNHMISLAFAIGSALAAIAGIMVGIYYNAVYPTMGYLAGISSFTAAVLGGIGSIPGAMLGGILLGLIESLGGAYISTQYQSVISFSILILVLMIKPTGIFGKKEINKV, from the coding sequence ATGTTTCTCCAGCAATTGGCCAACGGTTTAACAATAGGTGTGATTTATGCATTAATCGCCCTTGGGTATACGATGGTCTACGGAATCCTTAAAATCGTAAACTTCGCACATGGCGATATTTATATGATTGGCAGTTTTTTTGGACTGTTCCTAGTCAAAACGGTCCATATGTCATTGCTTTTGGCGTTTATTACGGCAGCTGCGGCTACAGCAGTGATCGGTATAATTATTGAAAGGGTGGCTTACAGGCCTTTGCGCACGGCAAACCGAATCGTCCCTTTAATCAGCGCGCTGGGTGTGTCGACGTTTCTGTCGAGCTTCGCTCAAAAAGTATGGGGTACACAAATGAACCCATTTCCGACCGCATTCGGAAGTAGGACATTTACGTTTGGCAGCATTACATTTTCCGATATCCAAATTCTCATATTGGTGTCGTCGGTTGTTCTAATGGTGGCACTGCAGTTATTTGTCACTAAAACCAAGGCGGGCACGGCCATGAGGGCCACTTCGATGAGTATTACCAATGCGTCGCTGATGGGGATTAACACCAATCATATGATATCGCTGGCCTTTGCCATCGGTTCCGCCCTGGCGGCCATTGCCGGCATTATGGTGGGCATCTATTATAACGCCGTGTATCCGACTATGGGCTATTTGGCCGGAATCAGTTCCTTCACGGCGGCCGTTCTGGGCGGGATCGGCAGTATTCCGGGAGCTATGCTCGGCGGCATTTTACTAGGTCTGATCGAAAGCTTGGGCGGGGCCTATATTTCGACCCAATACCAGAGCGTCATTTCTTTTTCAATCCTAATCCTGGTTCTCATGATCAAGCCAACGGGCATTTTCGGCAAAAAAGAAATAAATAAAGTGTAG
- the sigK gene encoding RNA polymerase sporulation sigma factor SigK, translating into MTCLYKRIHFLASGCVHNVKKFDNTGEDLEDLISIGTIGLIKAIESFQTGKGTKLATFAARCIENEILMHLRSLKKTRKDVSLHDPIGTDKEGNEITLIDILGTEADDVADRVQLKIEKSKIYKNLDILDDREKEVVVGRFGLITGGEERTQREIAKELGISRSYVSRIEKRALMKLYHEFYKTKK; encoded by the coding sequence GTGACTTGCCTATACAAACGTATTCATTTTCTTGCATCGGGTTGTGTTCACAATGTCAAAAAATTCGACAATACAGGAGAAGACCTCGAAGATTTGATCTCGATCGGTACGATTGGTCTAATAAAGGCAATTGAAAGCTTCCAAACCGGCAAAGGGACAAAACTAGCGACGTTCGCGGCCCGTTGTATCGAAAACGAAATACTTATGCATCTCCGTTCTCTCAAGAAGACCCGAAAGGACGTATCCTTACACGATCCTATAGGTACGGACAAAGAAGGTAATGAAATTACATTGATCGACATTCTCGGCACGGAGGCTGACGATGTAGCAGATCGGGTTCAATTGAAGATCGAGAAAAGCAAGATTTACAAGAATTTAGACATTCTAGATGACCGGGAAAAAGAAGTCGTTGTAGGAAGGTTTGGACTCATCACAGGCGGAGAAGAGCGGACGCAGCGGGAAATAGCGAAAGAGCTGGGCATTTCGCGAAGCTATGTGTCGAGAATCGAGAAGCGGGCACTGATGAAGCTATACCATGAGTTCTATAAAACAAAGAAATGA
- a CDS encoding ABC transporter substrate-binding protein, whose product MKKSSLLLSAVVLLGGLLAGCSSKATEQPAANTIQIGLSGPISGTEAQYGEAYKNGAGLAVKEINDAGGINGKKVELIIQDDKGEPGEAVNVANKFTSNNSLLAVIGHFNSSATLAAAPIYNKNKIVQVSPSSSAPGVTNAGDYTYRVITTDAFQASYLAQWSKELGYKKVAMIYEQTDFGLGLLDVYKNAAAQNNLDLVASEAYVPGTKDFSTILTKIKEQQPDAIFIGGFYNEAALIAQQAEKLNLKTSYIGGDSLYSSALLDLGKQSVENFKMIGFFFPGGTNEQANHFAKAYQAAYGTTPDNHAAYAYDAASVIMEAIKKGGADRQGIKTYLDTLKDFKGSTGTLTFDKNGDVQTVPQRLVVKDGKFQLFK is encoded by the coding sequence ATGAAAAAATCTTCATTGCTGTTATCAGCCGTAGTTTTATTGGGGGGATTGCTTGCAGGCTGCTCTTCGAAAGCTACGGAACAGCCGGCAGCAAATACAATTCAGATTGGTTTGTCAGGTCCTATATCCGGTACGGAGGCGCAGTATGGTGAAGCCTATAAGAACGGTGCTGGACTTGCCGTTAAAGAGATAAATGACGCAGGCGGGATTAACGGCAAAAAGGTTGAACTTATCATTCAGGACGATAAGGGAGAGCCGGGCGAAGCGGTGAATGTGGCGAATAAATTCACCTCTAATAACAGCCTTTTGGCTGTTATAGGGCATTTTAACAGTTCGGCAACGCTAGCGGCGGCGCCGATTTACAATAAGAATAAGATTGTGCAAGTCTCTCCTTCTTCCAGCGCGCCCGGTGTAACGAATGCCGGGGACTATACCTATCGGGTAATTACTACGGATGCTTTTCAAGCATCGTACTTGGCGCAATGGTCCAAGGAACTTGGCTACAAGAAAGTAGCTATGATCTATGAACAGACCGACTTTGGACTAGGGCTGCTGGATGTCTACAAGAACGCCGCTGCCCAAAATAACCTCGATCTGGTGGCCAGCGAGGCATATGTACCGGGAACGAAAGATTTCAGCACGATTCTGACGAAAATCAAGGAACAACAGCCCGATGCCATTTTTATCGGCGGCTTCTACAATGAAGCGGCACTGATCGCCCAGCAAGCTGAGAAGCTGAATCTGAAGACCAGCTATATCGGTGGAGACAGTTTATACTCAAGTGCCTTGCTTGATTTAGGGAAACAATCGGTCGAAAACTTTAAAATGATCGGCTTCTTCTTCCCGGGAGGAACTAACGAGCAGGCGAATCATTTTGCCAAAGCCTATCAAGCTGCATACGGGACGACACCAGATAACCACGCCGCTTATGCCTATGATGCGGCATCCGTAATTATGGAAGCAATCAAGAAAGGCGGAGCTGACCGCCAAGGCATTAAGACTTATCTGGATACTCTAAAAGATTTTAAAGGCTCCACCGGTACGTTGACCTTCGATAAGAACGGCGATGTGCAGACAGTGCCGCAAAGGCTGGTTGTAAAAGATGGTAAATTCCAGCTATTTAAATAA
- a CDS encoding ABC transporter ATP-binding protein — protein MSSDNVILNLKNLSVNYGAIRAVKTLDLTIRKGEIVSLFGTNGSGKTTTLRTISGIVRAADGEVIFQGRDISRLEPHRIVQLGISHVPEGRGVFPDLTVTENLRVGAYTRKESKYIKEDMKGFFELFPRLEERKNQLAGTMSGGEQQMLAIARALMAKPKLLLMDEPSMGLAPIIVKEIFKATKRINNEGVSVLLVEQNTQMALSVADRGYLMETGEVTVEGSADELKNNDMIRRVYLGIH, from the coding sequence ATGAGCAGTGATAACGTGATTTTGAACCTAAAGAATCTATCCGTAAACTATGGTGCCATTCGGGCTGTAAAAACACTGGACTTGACGATTCGGAAAGGTGAAATTGTCAGCCTGTTCGGAACGAACGGCTCGGGAAAAACGACAACGCTTCGAACGATATCGGGCATCGTCAGGGCGGCGGATGGCGAGGTGATCTTTCAAGGACGGGACATTTCCAGGCTGGAGCCTCACCGAATTGTTCAGCTCGGTATTTCCCACGTGCCTGAAGGGCGGGGCGTCTTTCCTGATTTGACGGTTACGGAAAATCTCCGTGTGGGTGCTTATACTCGAAAAGAGTCGAAGTATATAAAAGAAGATATGAAGGGGTTCTTCGAACTGTTCCCTCGTCTGGAAGAGAGAAAAAACCAGCTTGCCGGCACAATGAGCGGGGGAGAGCAACAGATGCTCGCCATTGCTCGCGCGCTGATGGCCAAACCCAAGCTACTGTTGATGGACGAGCCATCAATGGGCCTGGCGCCGATCATCGTTAAAGAGATTTTTAAAGCCACTAAGAGGATTAACAACGAAGGCGTGTCCGTGCTGCTCGTGGAACAAAATACCCAAATGGCGCTGTCTGTTGCTGATCGAGGATATTTGATGGAAACTGGAGAGGTTACGGTGGAAGGTTCCGCCGACGAGCTCAAAAACAACGATATGATCAGAAGAGTCTATTTGGGAATCCATTAA